The following is a genomic window from Armatimonadota bacterium.
AGCGAACAGGATGAACTCGAGGAAGGCGTGGACGCGGTTCCGCTGATGACGCTGCACAGCGCGAAGGGGCTCGAGTTCCCGGTCGTGTTCATGGTCGGCATGGAGGAAGGGCTGTTTCCCCTGTCGCGGGCGATCGAGAGCGACAACCCGAGCGAACTCGAAGAGGAGCGGCGGCTGTGTTATGTCGGGATCACGCGCGCGAAGGAGCGGCTGTACCTGACGCTCGCCGGTCACCGCTTCATGTACGGCGTGGGGCGGCCGACGGCGCCGTCGCGGTTTCTCGGGGATGTCCCCGATGAACTGATCGAAGGGGCGCTTGCGCCGCGCCCACGGGCGGTCACCTGGGCGTCAGCCGACAGTGCGGGGGTGGAGGAGGCGCGCCGGATAGTGGCCGACCGGGGCGGCTCGGAGGCGGCCTTCAAGCCCGGCGACAAGGTGCGCCACGAGACATTTGGCGAGGGCATGGTAGTCAGCTCTGAGTTGAGGGACGGCAAGGCTCGCGTGACGGTCGCGGTTCCGAAGCAGGGCGTGAAGAAGCTCGACCTCGAGTACACGAATCTACAGAAGGTGAACTAGGCCATGCCGTGCNNNNNNNNNNNNNNNNNNNNNNNNNNNNNNNNNNNNNNNNNNNNNNNNNNNNNNNNNNNNNNNNNNNNNNNNNNNNNNNNNNNNNNNNNNNNNNNNNNNNGAAGTGGACAAGTTCTGCACCGATGATGTGCCGCAGTTCGAGCACTATCAGCGCCTGGGCTACTTCCAAGACGTCCCGCCGATCTACGCCACCGTGGGCGAGTTGGCCGCCGGCAAGAAGCCCGGCCGCGAGCGCGCGAGCGAGCGGACGATGACGTGCAACCTCGGCCTGGCGATGGACGACATGGCTGTCGCCCCGATCGTCTACGACCGCGCGGCGAAGCAAGGCATCGGCACCCGGCTACCGTGGTGAGTAACGCGGGCGACGGCAGACAACCGTAGGGGAGCCCCTCTACGCGCTCCCGAGGAGGTTGTGCCAATCCCGGACGATGGCACGGCGGCCGCACTGCCAGACGCCGCGTCTATCCCGCCTCCAGCCGCGCGCAGGCGCGCTGGATGCCGACGCCCTCGGGGATCGCCACCCCCGCCTCGCGCAGCGCCCGGCCGATCGCCGATAACGCGTAGAGCACATTGTCCTCGCTGCACGAGTGCCCCATCAGCCCGACGCGCCAGGCCTTGCCCTTGAGCTTGCCCAGCCCGCCGCCCAGCTCCAATCCGTACTTGACCAGTATCTCCCGCCGCAGTGCAGCGTCGTCAACCCCGTCCGGCAGCACGACCGACGTGAGCATCGGCAGGCGGTACCCCTCCTGCGCGGCCAGTTCCAGCTCCATCGCCGTCAGCCCGATGTGCAGCGCCTCGCCGTTGCGCCGGTGGCGTGCCCAACGCGCATCCAGCCCCTCCTCAGCAATGACGCGCAGCCCCTCGTACAGCCCGTAGATCGCCGTGATAGGCGCGGTGTGATGGTAGAAGCGCTCCTCCCCCCAGTAGCGCTCGACCATGCTCATGTCGAGGTACCAGGACTGCACTTTCGCCTTCCGCTTATGGATGACTTCAACCGCGCGGTCGTTGAAGGTGATCGGCGCGAGGCCGGGCGGGCAGCTCAGGCATTTCTGCGTCCCCGAATAGCAGATATCAATGCCAAGTGTGTCAACTTCGACCGGGACGCCGCCGAGGGAGGTCACGGTGTCAACCAGCAGCAACGCGCCTTGGTCGTGGACGATGCGCGCGATGTCCTCGAGCGGCTGCCAGGCGCCGGTGGAGGTCTCGGCGTGAACGATTGCGACGACTTTTGCGGGCCGCTTCTTCAGCGCCGCCTCGACCTGCTCCGGCTCGATGATGCGTCCCCATTCGACTTCCACGCGGGCGAGTTCCGCGCCGCAGCGCTCGGCGACGTCGCACATGCGCTCCCCGAACAGCCCCGCGACACAGACCAGCACCTTATCGCCCGGCTCGACGACGTTGCAGAACGCCGCCTCCATTCCCGCGCTGCCGGTGCCGGAGACGGGCAGCGTCAGGTGGTTCTGGGTCTGGAACACATGGCGCAGCAGCGCCATGGTGCCGTCCGCGATCTTCAGGAACGCGGGGTCAAGGTGCCCGACGAGCGGAGTGGACATCGCGCGCAGGACGCGCGGGTGGACGTTGCTCGGGCCCGGGCCCATAAGTATTCTCTGCGGCGGGGAAAGCTCGGGGTAAACCTCGGGCATAGCCTGGACCTCTGGGATGGTTTCGGGGTGAATTCGCGGCCCCGCGTGGTTTTCCCTCGCGGTGTAGCCGCTGGCTTAGCCCGCCGCAGGGATTGTGTTATAATGCGCGCAGCCGGAGGAATGACCATGCCCAAGCTGTGGCAGAAGGATTACGAAATAGATAAGCTCATCGAGCGCTACGATGTCGGCGACGATTACCTCCTCGACCACGAGCTGATCGAGGCGGACTGCCTCGGCAGCATCGCCCACGCGCGCATGCTGGCGAAGATCGGCATCCTCACGGAGTCCGAAGCCGACGCGCTGGCCGCCGCGCTCGCTGAGATCATCCGGCTCGCCGAAGGCGGCAAATTCGACATCACGCCCGAGGATGAAGACGTCCACACCGCGGTCGAGAACTACCTGACGAAGCAGCTCGGCGACGCGGGCAAGAAGATCCACACCGCGCGCTCGCGCAACGATCAGGTGATCGTGGACCTGCGCCTGTACGCCAAGGGGAAGATGCTCGAGGTCGCCGACGCCGCGCTCGCGTTCGCCGCGACGCTCGCGGAGTTCGCGGAAACGCACAAGAACGTCCCGATGGTCGGGCGGACGCACACCCAGCGCGCGATGCCATCGTCAGTCGGGCTGTGGGCGGGCTGCTGGCTGGAGGCGCTGCTCGATGACCTGGATTTCCTGCGCGCGGCGTACGACCTCAACGACCAGTGCCCGCTCGGCTCCGCGGCGAGCTACGGCGTGCCGCTGCCGATCGACCGCGAGATGGTCTCCGATCTCCTCGGCTTCGCGCGGGTGCAGAACAACGTGCTCTACGCCAACACGAGCCGGGGCAAGATCGAGTCCATCATCCTCTCCGCGCTCGCGCAGTTCATGGTGGACCTGAGCCGCCTCGCCGCCGACGTGATTCTCTTCTCGACGCCGGAGTTCGGCTACTTCGAACTGCCCGCCGAGCTGTGCGACGGCTCGAGCATCATGCCCCAGAAGCGCAACCCCGGCATGATGGAGACAACCCGCGCCCGCGCCGCCGTCGTTATCTCACACCTGACCCGCGTGCTGGAGATCATCCGAGGGTTGATCTCGGGGTACAACCGCGACCATCAGCATACGAAGGAGCCGCTGCTCAAGAGCCTGCCGCTGGTCGCCGACGCGCTCGCCGTGTGCGACCTGACGTTCCAGCGCATGCGCGTCAACGAGGAGCGCTGCGTCGCCGCGTTCACGCCCGAGGTCTTCGCGACCGACCGCGCGCTGGAGCTGGTGCAAGACGACGTGCCGTTCCGCGACGCCTACCACCGCGTGGCAAAAGAGTTGGATCAACTCGCCGACCGCGACCCGCGCGAGGCGATCCGCGCGAGGGAGCATCTCGGCGGGCCGGCCAACCTCGGCCTCGGCATCGCCCGCCGCCGCGTCAAGAAGCATGCCCGCTTCGTCGAGAGCGAATGCGCCAAGGCGACACAGGTGCGCGCGGATCTGCTGGACGCGACCGCAGCGTGAACGCGGGAAATGGGGACAGTTACCTTTGACTGTTGCACCCGACGGATCTCGCATGCCGCGCCGGGCCTGTGTGAGCGCGAGGCAGTGCGGCAAAAGGTAACTGTCCCCTTAGCTCAGGGAGCCCGACGCTACATTCCCGCCTGAAAACGCACGACGACGGCGACGAGGAAGAATGCGACGACGGTGGCGACCGCCAATTCCCAGATTCTCTCGTTAGAGTCCGGCGAGAGGCGCCCTTGCGGGCTCAGTACCCGGCGGGCGTACGGCAGCGCAAGCAGGAACGCGATGAAGCCGTAAATGCCGGCGCCGACGAGAATGTACGGAACGTCTAGGCTCCCTATGTTGCGGTTGGACAGCACGTCGTTTATCCGCAGCGGCCAGAGGCGAAACACCGCCGCCGCCCACAGGCCGTACACGACGCACCACCACGAGCCGACGGGCCGCGCGAGCGCGCCCTGCCGCGCCGCGAAGATAAGGGCTATTGCCATCGCCAGCGCGGCGTCGAGGAGCAGAACGCCCGGGGTCTGCAGATCCCCCGAGCCCGGCGCGCGCACGCCGCGATATGACAGCCACATCGCGAGCGCGAACGCCGCCACTGCCAGCGCCCACATCACGGCTTCCCACGGAAAGCCTGACGCCTCCGGCGAGCCGGGAATCGGGTCCTCGTCATGAGAAGACCGCTCGGGCTGCATCATCTGAGCCCCTTCCTCGTCACCCCCCGCATCCGCCGCTGCGGACGGTCGCTGCCGGGCACCCCCCGCGCGGACATTCGGCGACCTTCGCCACGCCCCAAACGACAGCCTCATCTCGACGGCAGCGGCTCCGAGAGGATCAGGTTGCTGACGCTGTCGTCAGCGAACCGGAACCCGATTTCGTATGCCCCCGGGGCTTGCTTGCGAAAGGAGATCCCGCGCAGCGTCAGCATCGGGGGAGCCAGCCCCTTGGCCTCAAGCTTCGCCGCGATCCTCGCTTGCATGTCGTTGACGTACGCTTCCACCATCTCGGCGTGCGCGGGATCGGATTTCTGGAGCGCCTCGAAGGAGAAGGCCAGCTCACCAGTCTCATCCAACGCCTTGACGTCCGCTTCGCCCAGGCTCTCGAGCCATGCGCGCCCACTGTCCACCATCTGATTCTTAGACGGCTCGCTGACATAGGTCGCCGGCTTTGGCCCGAGAACGATTCCCGCCTGAGTAGACTCGGACTTGCCGCCGCAGCCGGAGATGAGCAGGCTGCAAACCATGAGGACAGCACCGACCGTGAGGACAGACCAGACTCCACAGCGCGTCATCTGCGAATCCCCCTTCCGCGCCGCCCGCTGCGCGAGCGTGTGTCGGTGTACCGAAGAACTGTGTCAGGGAACGAGCGGGATACGGTGCCCCTGAAGCTAACCGCGCCTGCTTGTTCCGCGCCCTATACGCGAGACTATCTCGCGTGAGGCACGGTCTTACCGGCCGTTGATTGAGGCGTTCGTCAGGAGCCAGCGTCTTCCCTGCCGCATGCTCGCCTGGCGCACGTCGAGCCCGGAAAGGAAGTCTGAGTCGGCCGCCTCGGGGCGCCCTGAGCCATGCCTCGCAGCGCGACACACAAACGCCGGCGGGGATAGGATCCCCGCCGGCGTCGAATCGCTGCTCGCGGCCCGGGCGCGCGCCCGCACCGGCGGCGCCTGCCGCGACCTTCCGTCTTCTCTCAGAACGGCTTACTCGTAGCTCATCCCCACGAAGAGGATGAAGCCCGTATTGCCGTCCTCGCCGCCGTCGCGATACTTGACCTCGATAAAGCCGGTACGGCTCAAGTTCATGCCCGCGCCGACCTCCCAGGCGAAGCCGTCATCGTCCCTCTTGACCAAGGGGGTCTTCAGTTCATGGCTCGACCACCCCACGCCCGCGCCGTAGTAGACCTCGCGGTTCGCATACGTGCTGGTGCGATAGATCCCGCCCATGATGCTCCACGCCGTGGTCTCCGCAGCCCCGTCTTCAGCGTGAAGCCGATCAATGGACAGGTATCCCTGGTGCTCAGGGACGATGTAGTCCACGCCGAACGCGAGGTCGCCGTCCAGCGCGCTCTCATCCGGCTCAAACCACCCGACTTTCGCGCGCAGGAAGGGCTTCTCTTCCTGCGCGGCGGCGCCGTACCCGCCGTACTGCGCCCATGCCGCACCGGCCGACACCGTCAGCACGCCCAGAACGACTAGGACCAATACTTTTGTTCGCATCTGCGACTCCTTTCTCTGTGTCTTGGCTTGCTTTTGGGGCATTATCGGCACTTTTCCACATCTTGCGGCTTTCGACGCCCTCCTCCGAACTCCTGCCCCGTGATGTCGAATCCGCAAATGAATCTTCGGGCGGGCCGAGGAATTGCCCCCCCACGCGGGGAATACCGTCAGCGGCGCGTAACGCCGCTGGCGGTGTCCAACGCGCCCCGCGAGCGTCGTGCGGCCCGCCGCGAGACGGCCCTGCGCTCAGGCTCGCAGGCACTCGGCGCGAGTGCGCGGTTCAGTTGGGCGCCTGAGCGATCTCGCCGGGGAGTTGTGCCAAGGAGCAGCCATGGATTTCGACTTCCGCTCGATGTTGGGGCTGGCGGCGCTGTCGTGGTGGCTCCTGGCTGCGATGCTGACTCTCGCCGCAGCGCCCTCGCGCAGTTCCGCGGAACGGCCCTCTCGCGCCGAGGGCGACCCGACGGATCACCCCCGGCTTTACTTCGGGCCGCAGGACCTCCGCCGCTTGACCAAGGTCGCCTACGCCGCCCCCAGGTATCTCGAAGAGAAATCCTTCACCGTCACCTACTTCGGCGGCACGGACATCTCGTTCCCCCTGCCGCCCCAGCAGCCCGGCCCGCTTGAGGACCCGCCCGGCTTCGACGTCAGATTCGGCCATTATCCCTACTGGACCGGCATGTCGCGCCAGGTGCAAGCGCGCCTGGAATCGCTCGCCCTGTCGTACGCCGCCACGGGCGACGCCCGCTACGCCCGCCGTGCGGTCGAGTATATGCTCGCGCTCGCGGGCTGGCGCACCTGGAGCGATCCCGATTGCAGCAATCGCACGTGTCTCGACACTTGCCACCTGATGATGGGCGCCGCCTTTGCCTACGACGCGTGCTGGGACGCGATGTCGCCGCAGGAGCGCGGGCAAATCCGGGAGGCCATGGTGCGGCTGGGGCTGGCGCCGCTGGCGGAGGACGCGCTCGAGCGCGCCGAACACAACCTGCAGATGCTGCGCAACGCGGCCCTGGGCGTAGGCGCCCTCGCCATCTTGCCCGACCACCCACAGGCCGATCATTATCTGGAAGCCGCCACCCGATTCTTCCGCTGGTGGCTCGATCGGCGCGAGACCTCGCCGAACACCGAGGGCCTCGCCTACACCTCCTACGGACTCGACAACTGCCTGCTCTTCGGCGCCGCGCTGGCACAGGCCGAGAGCGACCGCGAGATCATCCACCACCCCTACGTCGCCCGGGCGGTGCGCTGGGCGCTCTACTTCTGGGGGCCCGACGCAAGCGGGGTCGTCAACTTCTGCGACGCCTCCATCGGTCACCCGTTCGAAGTCACGATGCGCGTCGCCAGCAAGTACCTGCGCGACCCCTATGCGGGGTACTACCTTCAGCGCACGGGACGCCTCGAGCGGCAGGATTTCATCGCGACCATCCTTCACGACCCCAAGCCCGCCGTCGCATGGCCGCCGCCGTGGCCGCCGTCGGCGCTGTTCCGCAGCATCGGCTGGGCAGTGCTGCGCTCGGGCTGGGGCGACGCGGACACTCTGTTCTCCCTTATCTCCTCGTCATCGAAAGAGGGCCACTGCCACCTGGATGCCAACCACTTCGTCCTCAACTGCGGCGGGGAGTGGCTGGCGGCGGACAGCGGCTACAAGTCATACCGCACCGGCGCCCTGACGAACTTCACGCAGGGAACCGCGGGTCACAACTCCATCCTCATCGGGGGCGTCGGGCAGCGGGACAAGGCCGGCGCGATCACCGATTTCTTCACCTCGCCGATCTTCGATTACATTGTCGGCGACGCCTCGCGCTGCTATGACCCGCAACTGCTGTGGCGGTTCCTGCGGCGGGTAATCTACGTCCGGCCGCATTTCTTCGTGATGCTCGACGAGTTGGAGTCGCCGGAGTCGAAGCGCTTCGAGTTCTTGCTCCACACCGACCGTGGCGGCCAGTACGAGATTGACGGCAAGCCGGCGAAGGCGGGCGAGGCGACGGCGGGCCGAGTGTCGCTGGTCAAGCCGACCGCGCGCCTCGACGTGCGCTTCCTCGAGCCGTCTGAGCCGCACGTCACGCTCGATCATCATCCGGGGACGCAGGACGAGTATCCGCCGCATTTCACCGCGCGCGACGCCCGCGCCAGGGAGAGCCAGCGGTTCCTGACGGCGCTGGTCGCCAGCCGCAAGCCTCCGTCGGGCCTGGTGCTGGCGCTCGAGGACTACGCGCCGGGGCGGGACGAAAGCGACGCCGCAGGGCAGCCCGCGGCGCGCGACTCCATCGTCCGCCTCGACACCTACGGGGCGCTGCTGTTCCGCGCGCGTGAGGCAGGCGATGCCCTGACCCTGCACCTGCCGGTGCCGGCCAACGCGACGTACCGCATCGTCGGTCATTTCCTCAAGTCCCCGGCCTACGGCGACTGGCAGATGTGCATTGACGGCGCCGAGGTCGGCGCGGCGTACTGCGGCTACGCCCCCGACGTGCTCACGCACCAGGAATGGGATCTGGGCACGCTGCGGCTCGCCAAGGGGAGCCACGAGTTCGCCTTCCGCGTCACCGGCAAGCACGAACTCTCCAGCGGCTACCTGGTCGGAGTAGACGACATCGAGTTGCGGCCTGTCGAAGACGCTGAGCCGACCCAAGCGTCGGGGGCGACGCGATTCCGCCGACTGAGCGGCGAGGGATGGATGGGCGCCGCGTGCGTCGTTGCCGATGCGCGCTACCGGGCCTATTACCGTCTCACCGGCGCCGACGAAATCGCGGACAAAGACATGTACGCCGACGCGGACGCCGCCCTCGTGGTGAGCCGCCCGGACGGCCAGTCCGAGGTCGCCTTCCACCGCGCCACCCGCGTCGAGATCGGGGGGCGGGAGATCCTCCAGGCCTCGACCCCCGTCAGCTTCTCGCTCGTCCCGGGCAAGCAGTGGAACCTGACCCTGGCGGCGGACAGCGACGGCGATGTCGTGGTCTACCTCGACGGCCAGCCGCGCCGGCCGAGCATCCCGCCCTCGCTGGCGCGCCGCGTGCGGTACGATCCGACCGCCGAGGCCCTGCGCATCCGCGTGCGCCCCGGATCGCACACCATCACGTGGTCCATGACGTAGCCGCCGGGGCAGCGGCCGCACGTATCGGCATCCCATCACGGCAACCGACGCGCGCCGCTGTCAAAGCGGCCCCGGCGATATTCAGCGACAACAAGCAGGAGCCATCGAATGAACCTACCGTTTTCCGCGTTCGGCGCCTTCGCCGCGTTCATCATCTGCTGCTGCGCGGCCGCCGCGCTCGAGCTTGATCCCGCCGACTTCGGCGCGACGGGCGACGGCGTCGCCGATGACACCGCCGCCATTCAGGCAGCGCTCGATGCCGCAGGCGAAAAGGGCGGCGGCGTGGTGCAGCTCGGCGTCGGGCAGTACCGCCTCAACGGCTCGCTGGTCGTGCCCTCGGGCGTGACGCTGGCTGGCGTCTGGCAAGGGCCGCATTTCTCGACACCGAGTCAGGGCACGACGCTGCTCGCCTACGCCGGCCGCGGCGACGAGAGCGCCCCGCCGTTGATCACCCTCAAGTCCAATGCCTCGGTCCGCGGCCTGACTGTCTTCCACCCCGAGCAGACGCCCGGCGACATCCAGCCCTACCCCTGGGTCATCCAGGGCTCCGGGACGCATCTCAACGTCATGGATGTGACGCTGCTTAATCCGTACCAAGGCATAGACTTCGGCACGTACCCACATGAGATGCACTACGTCCGCAACGTCTACGGCTGCCCGCTGCGCATCGGCGTGCACCTGGATAAGTGCACCGACATCGGGCGCGTCGAGAACGTCCACTTCAACCCCAACTCGTGGACGCGCGCGGGGGTCACCGAGCCGCCGGACGGGAGCTGGCAGGTGCTCGTGGACTACCTGCAAGCCAACTGCGTCGCCTTCGAGATCGGCCGCAGCGACTGGGAGTACATGTTCAACACATTCAGTTGGGGCTGCAAGGTCGGGTATCGGTTCTTCAACAGCGAGGCCGGCGCGACGAACGGCAACTTCCTCGGCATCGCGGCGGACTGGGCGGTGACGCCGCTGCTCGTCGAGCAGACTCAAGGGCCGGGATTGCTCATCACCAACGGGCAGTTCGTCGGCTCGCCGGGGGCGCCGGCCGTGGTGCACGTCACCGAGGGCCACACCGGGGTCGTGCAGTTGTCGAACTGCTCTTTCTGGGGCCCGCACGAGCGGGTCGTGCTCAACGAGGGGCCGGGGACGGTGAGCCTGTCGCAGTGCAACTTCGTGCAGTGGGATAACGGCAACGCGGGCGTGCCGGCGGTGGAGTTCCGCGCCGGGAGCGCCGTCATCCAGGGCAGCCGCTTTGGGCAGGATAAACCGCACATCCGGCTCGGCCCGGAGGTCGGCTCCGCCGTCATCATGGGCAATCAGTTCGCCGAGTCCCCGCGCATCGAGAATGAGAGCGAGGGCGACGTGCAGATCCTCGGCAACGTCACGGTCAAGTAGCCTCCGGCGACGGGCCGAATGCACACAGCACGCGGCGGCTGTCCCGGCGGACAGTAGGGATATACGAGTCGAGGGACGAATCTCTTCAACCGGAGGACCACCGACGGGTGAGCGCGCGTATTACCATAGACCGCGAGAAGATTGCGGAGTTCTGCCGCACGTGGAAGGTCGTCGAACTCGCGCTGTTCGGGTCGGTATTGCGGGAGGATTTCGGCGCGGTGAGCGACGTGGATGTGCTGGTCGCGTTCGCGCCCGATGCCCGTTGGAGTCTGTTCGACATGGCGCGCATGCAGCAGGCGTTGGAGGAGATCTTCGATCGCAAGGTGGACCTCGTGAGCAAAGCCGGAATCGAGACCAGCCGCAACCCTCTGCGCCGCGAAGCCATCCTGGCTTCCGCCGAGGTCATCTATGTCTCGTGACCGCGAGTACCTGCTTGACATTTTCGAGGCTGCAAAGCTTGCCTTGTCTTACGTGGCAGAGAAGAATAAGGAGTAGTTCGTCAAGGACACGCAGTGCCAGGACGCCGTCATTCGTCGTCTCGAGGTCATCGGAGAGGCCGCCCGTCGGGTGTCCGAGGCGACCAAGGCCGCTCTGCCGGAGCTTCCGTGGAGCGTCATGGTCGGCTTGCGGAACGTGCTGATCCACAAGTACGACAACACTGATCTCGCGATCGTGTGGAATACGGTCGCCGACGACCTCCCCAAACTCGTCGCCGCCCTCGCATCG
Proteins encoded in this region:
- the argH gene encoding argininosuccinate lyase; this translates as MPKLWQKDYEIDKLIERYDVGDDYLLDHELIEADCLGSIAHARMLAKIGILTESEADALAAALAEIIRLAEGGKFDITPEDEDVHTAVENYLTKQLGDAGKKIHTARSRNDQVIVDLRLYAKGKMLEVADAALAFAATLAEFAETHKNVPMVGRTHTQRAMPSSVGLWAGCWLEALLDDLDFLRAAYDLNDQCPLGSAASYGVPLPIDREMVSDLLGFARVQNNVLYANTSRGKIESIILSALAQFMVDLSRLAADVILFSTPEFGYFELPAELCDGSSIMPQKRNPGMMETTRARAAVVISHLTRVLEIIRGLISGYNRDHQHTKEPLLKSLPLVADALAVCDLTFQRMRVNEERCVAAFTPEVFATDRALELVQDDVPFRDAYHRVAKELDQLADRDPREAIRAREHLGGPANLGLGIARRRVKKHARFVESECAKATQVRADLLDATAA
- a CDS encoding alanine--glyoxylate aminotransferase family protein, with the protein product MPEVYPELSPPQRILMGPGPSNVHPRVLRAMSTPLVGHLDPAFLKIADGTMALLRHVFQTQNHLTLPVSGTGSAGMEAAFCNVVEPGDKVLVCVAGLFGERMCDVAERCGAELARVEVEWGRIIEPEQVEAALKKRPAKVVAIVHAETSTGAWQPLEDIARIVHDQGALLLVDTVTSLGGVPVEVDTLGIDICYSGTQKCLSCPPGLAPITFNDRAVEVIHKRKAKVQSWYLDMSMVERYWGEERFYHHTAPITAIYGLYEGLRVIAEEGLDARWARHRRNGEALHIGLTAMELELAAQEGYRLPMLTSVVLPDGVDDAALRREILVKYGLELGGGLGKLKGKAWRVGLMGHSCSEDNVLYALSAIGRALREAGVAIPEGVGIQRACARLEAG
- a CDS encoding heparinase II/III family protein, with product MDFDFRSMLGLAALSWWLLAAMLTLAAAPSRSSAERPSRAEGDPTDHPRLYFGPQDLRRLTKVAYAAPRYLEEKSFTVTYFGGTDISFPLPPQQPGPLEDPPGFDVRFGHYPYWTGMSRQVQARLESLALSYAATGDARYARRAVEYMLALAGWRTWSDPDCSNRTCLDTCHLMMGAAFAYDACWDAMSPQERGQIREAMVRLGLAPLAEDALERAEHNLQMLRNAALGVGALAILPDHPQADHYLEAATRFFRWWLDRRETSPNTEGLAYTSYGLDNCLLFGAALAQAESDREIIHHPYVARAVRWALYFWGPDASGVVNFCDASIGHPFEVTMRVASKYLRDPYAGYYLQRTGRLERQDFIATILHDPKPAVAWPPPWPPSALFRSIGWAVLRSGWGDADTLFSLISSSSKEGHCHLDANHFVLNCGGEWLAADSGYKSYRTGALTNFTQGTAGHNSILIGGVGQRDKAGAITDFFTSPIFDYIVGDASRCYDPQLLWRFLRRVIYVRPHFFVMLDELESPESKRFEFLLHTDRGGQYEIDGKPAKAGEATAGRVSLVKPTARLDVRFLEPSEPHVTLDHHPGTQDEYPPHFTARDARARESQRFLTALVASRKPPSGLVLALEDYAPGRDESDAAGQPAARDSIVRLDTYGALLFRAREAGDALTLHLPVPANATYRIVGHFLKSPAYGDWQMCIDGAEVGAAYCGYAPDVLTHQEWDLGTLRLAKGSHEFAFRVTGKHELSSGYLVGVDDIELRPVEDAEPTQASGATRFRRLSGEGWMGAACVVADARYRAYYRLTGADEIADKDMYADADAALVVSRPDGQSEVAFHRATRVEIGGREILQASTPVSFSLVPGKQWNLTLAADSDGDVVVYLDGQPRRPSIPPSLARRVRYDPTAEALRIRVRPGSHTITWSMT
- a CDS encoding ornithine cyclodeaminase family protein, translated to EVDKFCTDDVPQFEHYQRLGYFQDVPPIYATVGELAAGKKPGRERASERTMTCNLGLAMDDMAVAPIVYDRAAKQGIGTRLPW
- a CDS encoding nucleotidyltransferase domain-containing protein; this encodes MSARITIDREKIAEFCRTWKVVELALFGSVLREDFGAVSDVDVLVAFAPDARWSLFDMARMQQALEEIFDRKVDLVSKAGIETSRNPLRREAILASAEVIYVS